tcatcaGCACAATATTGTTTTGTGGCTCTTCCCCTCCCGTGTTTCCCTAAACCTACTTCGGGGCGAAAGATCCAGAAAAATCATGCTCAAGGCAGGCTTGGCCACAGTATGGGCAAGGAGATGCCAGAAGCCTGCCCCTTGTGGCCAGCAACAGGCACCATTTCTCCTCAAGCCTGCCCCTCCCAGCTCCTTTGGATCCCCTTTAAAAGAAATTCATCATAGGTGTATGGTTATAGTGTTATTACACTACAGTGGAACACCTACTACTGACTTTTTTAAACCAGCAAGGGCTCTGGCGACCCAGGGTGGCAGGTGCAGTGGGAAAGCAGGGAGAACCCCCTCAGACAGGACCATCACTCCCACCTGTGCCTCTGTGTGCACACTGGCAATGCATGCCCAAGTGGGAAATCATCCTCAGATGGAAGCCGCTGGAGACCAGCAGACAGTAGCTTGTATTTCTTATTTAGCCAAAGCTGCTGGCCGATCCCACCCCTATCCCAAAGCATAAGCCCCTCCGTAAAGTGAAGTGCTGCTGCAGCATTGATTGCTTGTAAAGGAATGCTCTCAGGCTCTCACGTTAACTAGATCTGACTGGTAGGCTCAAAAGTGAAATTCCTTTGCTTTTGGAGTTTTGAATCCAGGACACCTGAGTAGCAGAGTGACTCTCTTCCAGCCTCACGTCCTGTTTCCCTGTGCTTCCTGCCATTCAGCAGCTGCTGCGTGTACCTTGGCAAACAAGAAGGTAGACTAAAAAGCATGTTGCTGATCCTGAGATACAAAGGGATTTGTTTTCTCTGACTTAAAGGATTCTATCACAAACCTGGCTTCGATTCTGGCCGGCTCTATGCCTTCTCCAGAGCTTCGCTTGAGAGTGGAAGCCAGACTCCACATTCGATCCACAATCAAATTGCGAAGGCTCTTTACGGTGCTCTGTCACCCCGCGGAGCACCGTTCAACCCACAAAGAACCTCGGAGCAAAAACAACCGGGGAATTAGAAAGGCCGGGCGAAAGAAGAGAGAAGGGCTGCCGGCGAGGCATTGAGGTTCCACAGGCAGTGAGAGATATATTTGTGGACTTCCTTTGCTTCTTTGTAGACATCTGTAGAACAGTTTTTGAAGGTTCGATCTTGTAGGGAAACTCGGCCCCGTCGCTTGGCTGCAGCGCAGTGCGGTCCTGAGCTGGAAAGATGCCCGTGGCGCTCGTACAGTTCGGTTTGCTGCTCctttaactccccctcccccgacacacacagacacacccaaGCTCTCTCCGCGCTTCAGATCAAAAGGGAAGGGGTGGGCTTCTTGCCTGGCCACGCCTCTTTTGCATACTTCTTTTTCTTGGGCTCATTCACAACTTCGGGATTAAAGACGGCCGGGTTGGGAGCCGGGTTCATGGCGACTGTGGACGGCGCTACCGGAGTCAAGTCCACGTCGGGGGCGAGGTTAGGGTAGGGCATTGGCAGGCCCCCGATGAGCGCTGTGCCGTGGATGCTGTGGGCCTGGGCGCCCGTCTCGTTGTGGGTCGGGGGCAGGCCACCGTACAGCCCTCCGCTGTAGGGAAAGTTCTGCATGCGCCGCGTCATGGACTCGTCCGTGCTCAGGGAGCCTGAGCTGTCCATTCGTTTTTTCTGCGGGCAGAACAAAACGTTCGTTTAAGGGAAATGATGTAACGTCAGAGGCGTACCTGCTTCGACCCACCCAGAAGAGTAAAGCCTGCCTGCAAGGTTGGAAATGGGTGACTTGGCTCTGCCTCAGATTTCTGCGCACGAATTGTCACTTACTCGCCTCCCCTCCTGAAGTCTGGATCAACACCCTTGAAATGCCGTTCCTGGAAAGTCCTCGGTAATGTGCCCCAAAGGATCCAAGCTAATTGACCACCAGCACTAcctgacccccaaagaggtcttttgcctctgagcatggagaaTCCACCCCCTCCTCACAGTCACTGCACCCCCCTGGCATTCACCTAATCCTGACCTCCCATGCATGTGCCTAATCCCGTTTGAACACCGTGGCCATCATCCTGAGGCAGTAAATTCTGTAAGACAAGGATGCACTGTAAGGACAAGCATTTGGCCTTTCTGTCCTGCATCTCCTGCCACAAACCACACTGAGTTCAAGCAGTcctgaaccagcatggtgtagattagtggttaagagtggcagactctaatctggagagctgagtttgcttcctcactcctcctccacatggcaccATCTGGACGACCTAGGGCAGTCACAGGCCTCTCaaaactctcagctccacctacctcacaaagtacctattgtggggaaaggaagggaagaagattgcaagccgctttgagactccataaggtaagaaaagcggggtataaatactaTCTCTTTGTCCACACCACTAAAGGACTCAGCTGCAAAAACTAGTAAAACCGTACTTTGcccttctgcagcagcagcaaatctttccctttccctctattGAACAAAGCTTTgttccttcctgtttttttta
Above is a window of Paroedura picta isolate Pp20150507F chromosome 5, Ppicta_v3.0, whole genome shotgun sequence DNA encoding:
- the PPP1R8 gene encoding nuclear inhibitor of protein phosphatase 1 isoform X2; the protein is MTTEDDELKGLLGLPEEETELDNLTEFNTAHNKRISTLTIEEGNLDIQRPKRKRKNSRVTFSDDDEIINPEDVDPSVGRFRNMVQTAVVPVKKKRMDSSGSLSTDESMTRRMQNFPYSGGLYGGLPPTHNETGAQAHSIHGTALIGGLPMPYPNLAPDVDLTPVAPSTVAMNPAPNPAVFNPEVVNEPKKKKYAKEAWPGKKPTPSLLI